A window of the Desulforapulum autotrophicum HRM2 genome harbors these coding sequences:
- a CDS encoding alpha/beta fold hydrolase, protein MILTHGTFSNALICAKIAEFLNDNGFECWIYEWVGHGRSKYGALYPDVEDFAINDVPAVVQAILAKTDKPSCIWVAHSGGGFLPLIYMARNVHQQHKIEAIVGLGSQTSGAGKTWTGKLATRIVPMIIGMIGKVPGPLFGLGPEDEISGFLRQWCQWNRSGQWIGKDGFNYYNAMKQIQIPTLLIAGGSDSIAPPNGCQQLLQSLGSTRKKFVLCSKARGYMEDYNHPRLIASRNSKTEIWPVVLEFIR, encoded by the coding sequence GTGATATTAACCCACGGCACATTTTCCAACGCATTGATTTGTGCAAAAATAGCAGAATTTTTGAATGACAATGGATTTGAGTGCTGGATTTATGAATGGGTCGGCCATGGACGCAGCAAATACGGAGCCCTTTATCCCGATGTTGAAGACTTTGCCATTAATGATGTTCCTGCCGTGGTTCAAGCGATTTTAGCCAAAACAGATAAACCCTCGTGCATTTGGGTTGCCCACAGTGGCGGTGGTTTTTTACCGCTTATTTATATGGCAAGAAATGTTCATCAGCAGCATAAAATTGAAGCAATTGTGGGGCTGGGTTCTCAAACAAGCGGGGCGGGAAAAACATGGACAGGTAAGCTTGCTACAAGAATCGTCCCCATGATAATTGGAATGATCGGTAAAGTTCCCGGCCCGCTGTTTGGATTGGGACCGGAAGATGAGATTTCAGGATTTCTAAGGCAATGGTGTCAATGGAACCGTTCAGGACAGTGGATCGGAAAAGATGGGTTCAATTATTACAATGCAATGAAACAGATTCAGATCCCAACCCTTTTGATTGCAGGAGGCAGCGATTCCATTGCTCCTCCCAATGGATGTCAGCAATTGCTGCAGTCCCTGGGCAGCACCCGAAAGAAATTTGTTTTATGCTCAAAGGCTAGGGGATACATGGAAGATTATAATCATCCAAGACTCATTGCCAGCAGAAATTCTAAAACCGAAATATGGCCGGTTGTGCTGGAATTTATTCGTTAA